One genomic segment of Syngnathus typhle isolate RoL2023-S1 ecotype Sweden linkage group LG8, RoL_Styp_1.0, whole genome shotgun sequence includes these proteins:
- the sptbn1 gene encoding spectrin beta chain, non-erythrocytic 1 isoform X3 codes for MELQSASAPFSAPLSPMQDYKRPLSPSVVPGRIPARMSSPGPGGDEDGGGFSGQAVFNYNQLEGRFKQLQDEREAVQKKTFTKWVNSHLSRVSCRITDLYVDLRDGRMLIKLLEVLSGERLPKPTKGRMRIHCLENVDKALQFLKEQRVHLENMGSHDIVDGNHRLTLGLIWTIILRFQIQDISVETEDNKEKKSAKDALLLWCQMKTAGYPNVNIHNFSTSWRDGMAFNAIIHKHRPDLIDFDKLKKSNAHHNLQNAFNLAEQHLGLTKLLDPEDISVDHPDEKSIITYVVTYYHYFSKMKALKVEGKRIGKVLDNAIETERMVDKYECLASELLEWIEQTIIILNNRKFANSLVGVQQQLQAFNTYRTVEKPPKFTEKGNLEVLLFTIQSKMRANNQKVYTPREGKLISDINKAWERLEKAEHERELALRTELIRQEKLEQLARRFDRKAAMRETWLSENQRLVSQDNFGFDLQAVEAATKKHEAIETDIAAYEERVQAVVSVARELETERYHDIKRIAARKDNVIRLWEYLLELLKARRLRLEQTLGMQRVFQEMLHIMDWMDEMKMLLLSQDYGKHLLGVEDLLQKHALVEADIGIQADRVRNVNANAQKFAGDSDGYKPCDPQVIRERVAHMEFCYQELSQLAAERRARLEESRRLWKFFWEMAEEEGWIREKEQILPSEDCGKDLTGALRLLSQHKALEDEMSGRATHLQQTIKQGEQLVADKHFGTDKIQERIQDIRDQWAALEQLSAVRKSRLQEACNQHQFQADADDVDTWMLDALRIVSSVDVGHDEFSTQALVKKHKDVAEEIASYRPVIDALHEQSRVLPPEKAESEEVQSRLAGIEERYKEVVELARLRKQALQDALALYKMLSEASACELWVDEKEQWLNGTDIPDKLEDLEVVQHRFESLEPEMNNQASRVAVVNQVARQLIHSEHPGEKEIKAQQDKLNIRWSQFRDLVDQKKESLSSALGVQNYHLECNETKSWIKEKTKVIESTQELGNDLTGVMALQRKLTGMERDLAAIEDKLGDLGKEAERLSSEHSEQSQAIKGRLDEITGVWEEMKGTMKNREESLGEASKLQQFLRELDDFQSWLSRTQTTIASEDMPNTLAEAEKLLGQHEAIKNEIRNYEEDYQKMRDMGEMVTRGQTDAQYMFLRQRLQALDTGWNELHKMWENRRNLLSQSHSYQLFLRDTKQAEAFLNNQEYVLAHTEMPTTLEGAEAAIKKQEDFMTTMDANEEKLSSVVDTGRRLVADGNINTERIQDKVDSIHQRHKKNRAAASDLLMRLKDNRDLQKFLQDCQELSLWINEKMLTAQDMTYDEARNLHSKWLKHQAFMAELQSNKEWLDKIQKDGEALMAEKPETEAMVHEKLAGLKKMWEELESSTQIKAECLFDANKAELFAQSCADLDEWLAGLDAQLQSDDYGKDLTSVNIMLKKQQMLESQVEVRQKEVDELQSQSQALSREGKGSEEVDSQRRSVESKLGTLRAPLQSRRDNLMASREIHQFNRDVEDEILWVEERMALATSTDHGHNLQTVQLLIKKNQTLQKEIRGHQPRYDDIFERSQHILRQERPTTELLRRRLAELRSLWEQIRQETEKRHARLSEAHEAQQYYFDAAEAEAWMSEQELYMMSEEKAKDEQSSVAMLKKHQILEQAVEDYADTVHQLSATSRGLVAAEHPDSERIGMRQSQVDKLYAGLKDLSEERRGKLDERFRLFQLNREVDDLEQWIAEREVVAGSHELGQDYEHVTMLQERFREFARDTGNIGQERVDGVNRLADELINAGHGDAATVAEWKDGLNEAWADLLELIDTRTQILAASFELHKFYHDAKEILARVLDKHKKLPEELGRDQNTVETLQRMHTAFQHDIQALGTQVRQLQEDAIRLQSAYAGDKADDIQKREGEVLEAWKNLLEAAEGRRGKLADTGDKFRFFSLVRDLMLWMDDVIRLIEAQEKPRDVSSVELLMNNHQGIKAEIDARNDSFTTCIELGKSLLARKHYASDEIKEKLLQLTDKRKEMIDKWEDRWEWLRLVLEVHQFSRDAGVAEAWLLGQESYLSSREMGQSVDDVEKLIKRHEAFEKSAATWEERFAALERLTTMELLEVRRLQEEEERKKQPAATEATPAAQQREGDVASQNRPSGEPDSTRLEPPILLSTQLLISLLLLYVTFYKLINTAQQTWKAL; via the exons ATGGAGCTCCAGAGCGCCAGCGCTCCGTTCTCGGCTCCCCTGTCCCCCATGCAGGACTACAAGAGGCCCCTTTCCCCTTCCGTGGTCCCCGGCCGGATCCCCGCGCGGATGTCCAGCCCGGGGCCCGGAGGGGACGAGGATGGGGGCGGCTTCTCGGGCCAGGCGGTGTTCAACTACAACCAGCTGGAGGGACGCTTCAAACAGCTGCAAG ACGAGCGTGAGGCGGTGCAGAAGAAGACGTTCACCAAATGGGTGAACTCTCACCTCTCTCGAGTGTCCTGTCGCATCACCGACCTCTACGTGGACCTCCGCGATGGGCGCATGCTCATCAAGCTGCTGGAGGTCCTCAGCGGCGAGAGACTG CCCAAGCCCACCAAAGGCCGCATGAGGATCCACTGCCTGGAGAACGTGGATAAAGCCCTGCAGTTCCTCAAGGAGCAGCGCGTCCACCTGGAGAATATGGGCTCGCACGACATTGTGGACGGCAACCACCGCCTAACGCTGGGCCTCATCTGGACCATCATCTTGCGATTCCAG ATCCAAGACATCAGTGTGGAGACAGAGGACAACAAAGAGAAGAAGTCGGCCAAAGATGCTCTGCTGCTCTGGTGCCAGATGAAGACGGCCGG GTATCCAAACGTCAACATCCACAACTTCTCCACCAGCTGGAGGGATGGGATGGCCTTCAATGCCATCATTCACAAACACAG ACCGGACCTGATCGACTTTGACAAGCTGAAGAAGTCCAACGCGCACCACAACCTGCAGAACGCCTTTAACCTGGCCGAGCAGCACCTGGGCCTCACCAAGCTGCTGGACCCCGAAG ACATTAGTGTGGACCACCCTGACGAGAAGTCCATCATCACTTACGTGGTCACCTACTACCACTACTTCTCCAAGATGAAGGCACTCAAGGTGGAGGGCAAGCGCATCGGCAAG GTTCTGGACAACGCCATTGAGACGGAGAGGATGGTAGACAAGTACGAGTGTTTGGCGTCGGAGCTCCTGGAGTGGATAGAGCAGACCATCATCATCCTCAACAACAGGAAGTTTGCCAACTCGCTGGTGGGTgtccagcagcagctgcaggccTTCAACACCTACAGGACAGTGGAGAAGCCTCCAAA gtTCACGGAGAAGGGCAACCTAGAGGTTCTTCTGTTCACCATCCAGAGCAAGATGAGGGCCAACAACCAGAAGGTGTACACGCCTCGTGAGGGAAAACTCATCTCGGACATCAACAAG GCGTGGGAACGTCTGGAGAAGGCGGAGCACGAGCGCGAGTTGGCGCTGAGGACGGAGCTGATTCGCCAGGAGAAACTGGAGCAGCTGGCGCGCCGCTTTGACCGCAAGGCGGCCATGCGGGAGACGTGGCTGAGCGAAAACCAGCGGCTGGTCTCACAG GACAACTTTGGCTTCGATCTCCAGGCAGTGGAAGCGGCCACCAAGAAGCACGAGGCCATCGAGACGGACATCGCCGCATACGAGGAGCGCGTTCAG GCGGTGGTGTCGGTGGCCCGGGAGCTGGAGACAGAGCGCTACCACGACATCAAGCGCATTGCGGCCAGGAAGGACAACGTGATCCGCCTGTGGGAGTACCTGCTGGAGCTCCTGAAGGCGCGCCGGCTGAGGCTGGAGCAAACACTAGGCATGCAGAGGGTCTTCCAGGAGATGCTCCATATCATGGACTGGATGGACGAGATGAAG ATGCTGCTGCTGTCTCAGGATTACGGCAAACACCTCCTGGGTGTGGAGGACCTGCTGCAGAAGCACGCCTTGGTGGAGGCCGACATTGGGATCCAGGCCGACCGCGTCCGCAATGTCAATGCCAACGCGCAGAAGTTTGCCGGCGACTCCGATG GGTACAAACCTTGCGACCCTCAGGTCATCAGGGAGCGCGTGGCCCACATGGAATTCTGCTACCAGGAACTCAGCCAGCTTGCGGCTGAGCGGCGAGCGCGTCTGGAAGAGTCGCGCCGCCTCTGGAAGTTCTTCTGGGAAATGGCCGAAGAG GAGGGCTGGATTCGCGAGAAGGAACAGATCCTCCCCTCGGAGGACTGCGGCAAGGACCTGACGGGTGCCCTGCGGCTGCTGAGTCAGCACAAGGCCTTGGAGGACGAGATGAGCGGACGTGCCACCCACTTGCAGCAGACCATCAAGCAAGGGGAGCAGCTGGTGGCCGATAAGCACTTTGGCACCGACAAGATTCAAGAACGCATCCAGGACATCCGG GACCAGTGGGCGGCGCTGGAGCAGCTCTCGGCCGTCCGCAAGTCTCGACTGCAGGAGGCCTGCAACCAGCACCAGTTCCAA GCGGACGCCGACGACGTGGACACATGGATGCTGGACGCGCTGCGCATTGTGTCTAGCGTGGATGTGGGCCACGATGAGTTCTCCACGCAGGCGCTGGTGAAGAAGCACAAGGACGTGGCCGAGGAGATCGCCAGCTACCGGCCTGTCATCGACGCCCTGCACGAGCAGTCGCGTGTACTGCCGCCCGAGAAGGCGGAGTCTGAGGAG GTGCAGAGCCGTCTGGCGGGCATCGAGGAGCGTTACAAGGAGGTGGTGGAGCTGGCACGCCTCCGCAAGCAGGCGCTGCAGGACGCGCTGGCCCTCTACAAGATGCTGAGCGAGGCCAGCGCCTGTGAGCTGTGGGTCGACGAGAAGGAGCAGTGGCTCAACGGCACCGACATCCCAGACAAGCTGGAGGACCTAGAAGTGGTCCAGCACCG GTTTGAGAGTTTGGAGCCCGAGATGAACAATCAGGCCTCGCGGGTTGCTGTCGTCAACCAGGTTGCCAGACAGCTGATTCACAGCGAACATCCTGGTGAGAAGGAAATCAAGGCCCAGCAGGACAAACTCAACATCAG GTGGAGTCAGTTCCGGGATTTGGTGGACCAGAAGAAGGAGAGTCTGAGCTCGGCACTGGGAGTGCAGAACTACCACCTGGAGTGCAACGAGACCAAATCGTGGAtcaaagagaagaccaag GTGATCGAGTCCACCCAGGAGCTGGGCAACGACCTGACGGGCGTCATGGCGCTGCAGAGGAAGCTGACGGGCATGGAGCGAGACCTGGCCGCCATTGAGGACAAGCTGGGCGACCTGGGCAAGGAGGCAGAACGCTTGTCCTCAGAACACTCGGAACAATCTCAGGCCATCAAAGGACGCTTGGACGAGATCACCGGCGTGTGGGAGGAGATGAAG GGCACCATGAAGAATCGTGAGGAGTCGCTGGGCGAGGCCAGCAAGCTGCAGCAGTTCCTGCGCGAGCTGGACGACTTCCAATCATGGCTGTCGCGCACGCAGACGACTATCGCATCTGAGGACATGCCCAACACGCTGGCCGAGGCCGAGAAGCTGTTGGGCCAACACGAGGCCATCAAGAACGAGATCCGCAACTACGAGGAGGACTACCAGAAGATGCGCGACATGGGCGAGATGGTGACGCGGGGCCAGACAGATGCGCAATACATGTTCCTGCGCCAGCGGCTGCAGGCGCTGGACACGGGCTGGAACGAGCTGCACAAGATGTGGGAGAACCGACGCAACCTCCTCTCCCAGTCGCACTCCTACCAGCTCTTCCTCAGGGACACCAAGCAGGCCGAGGCCTTCCTCAACAACCAG GAGTACGTGCTGGCCCACACGGAGATGCCCACCACGCTGGAGGGCGCTGAGGCGGCCATCAAGAAGCAGGAGGACTTCATGACCACCATGGACGCCAACGAGGAGAAGCTCAGCAGTGTGGTGGACACAGGACGACGGCTGGTTGCTGACGGCAACATCAATACCGAGCGCATCCAGGACAAGGTGGACTCCATCCACCAAAG aCACAAGAAGAACCGAGCGGCGGCCAGCGATCTCCTCATGAGGCTGAAGGACAACCGGGACCTGCAGAAGTTCCTGCAGGACTGtcaggag CTGAGCCTGTGGATCAACGAGAAGATGCTGACGGCTCAAGACATGACATACGATGAGGCACGCAACCTGCACAGCAAGTGGCTCAAGCACCAAGCCTTCATGGCCGAGCTGCAGTCCAACAAGGAATGGTTGGACAAGATCCAGAAG GACGGCGAGGCATTGATGGCGGAGAAGCCCGAGACTGAGGCCATGGTGCACGAGAAGCTGGCCGGGTTGAAGAAGATGTGGGAggagctggagtccagcacgcAGATCAAAGCCGAGTGCCTGTTTGATGCCAACAAGGCTGAGTTGTTTGCGCAGAGCTGCGCCGACCTGGACGAATGGCTGGCGGGCTTGGACGCGCAGCTGCAGTCGGACGACTACGGCAAAGACCTCACCTCCGTCAACATCATGCTCAAGAAGCAGcag ATGCTGGAGAGCCAGGTAGAGGTGCGCCAGAAGGAGGTGGACGAGCTGCAGAGCCAGTCGCAGGCGCTGAGTCGCGAGGGCAAAGGCTCGGAGGAGGTGGACAGCCAGCGCAGGAGCGTAGAGAGCAAGTTGGGCACACTCCGGGCACCGCTCCAGAGCCGGCGCGACAACCTGATGGCCTCCCGCGAGATCCACCAGTTTAACCGCGACGTGGAGGACGAGATC CTTTGGGTGGAGGAGAGGATGGCCCTGGCCACATCCACAGACCACGGCCACAACCTCCAGACGGTGCAGCTCCTGATCAAGAAGAACCAG ACCCTGCAGAAGGAGATCCGGGGCCACCAACCGCGCTACGATGACATCTTTGAGCGCAGCCAGCACATTTTGCGGCAGGAGAGGCCCACAACCGAGCTTCTCCGCCGGCGTCTGGCCGAGCTGCGCTCGCTGTGGGAGCAGATTCGCCAGGAGACGGAGAAGCGCCACGCTCGCCTCAGCGAGGCCCACGAGGCGCAGCAGTACTATTTTGACGCTGCTGAGGCCGAAGCCTGGATGAGCGAGCAGGAACTCTACATGATGTCCGAGGAGAAGGCCAAG GACGAGCAGAGTTCGGTGGCCATGTTGAAGAAGCATCAGATCCTGGAGCAGGCGGTGGAGGATTACGCCGACACCGTCCACCAGCTGTCAGCAACCAGCCGAGGCTTGGTGGCCGCCGAACACCCTGACAG CGAGCGCATTGGCATGCGCCAGTCACAGGTGGACAAGCTATACGCCGGCCTCAAAGACCTGTCGGAGGAGCGCCGAGGCAAGCTGGATGAGCGCTTCCGCCTCTTCCAGCTTAACCGCGAAGTAGACGACTTGGAGCAGTGGATCGCCGAGAGGGAGGTGGTGGCCGGCTCACACGAGCTGGGCCAGGACTACGAACACGTCACC ATGCTGCAGGAGCGCTTCCGCGAGTTTGCTCGGGACACGGGCAACATCGGGCAGGAGCGCGTTGACGGTGTAAACCGTCTGGCAGATGAGCTGATCAACGCAGGGCATGGTGATGCGGCCACGGTGGCAGAGTGGAAGGACGGCCTAAATGAGGCCTGGGCTGACCTACTGGAGCTGATTGACACGCGCACGCAGATCCTGGCCGCCTCCTTCGAGCTGCACAAGTTCTACCACGACGCCAAGGAAATCCTGGCCCGCGTGCTTGACAAGCACAAGAAGCTGCCCGAGGAACTGGGCCGCGACCAGAACACAGTGGAGACACTGCAGAGGATGCACACCGCCTTCCAACACGACATCCAGGCACTCGGCACGCAG GTGCGTCAGCTTCAAGAAGATGCCATCCGTCTGCAGTCAGCGTACGCAGGCGACAAAGCAGACGACATCCAGAAGCGGGAAGGAGAG GTCTTGGAGGCATGGAAAAACCTTCTGGAAGCAGCCGAGGGCCGACGGGGCAAGCTGGCCGACACGGGCGACAAGTTCCGGTTCTTCAGCCTGGTGCGAGACCTCATGCTGTGGATGGACGACGTCATCCGACTCATCGAGGCGCAGGAGAAGCCGCG TGATGTGTCGTCGGTGGAGCTTCTGATGAACAACCACCAGGGCATCAAGGCCGAGATCGACGCACGCAATGACAGCTTCACCACCTGCATCGAGCTGGGAAAATCTCTACTGGCCAGAAAGCATTATGCCTCGGATGAG ATCAAAGAAAAGTTGCTGCAGTTGACGGACAAGCGCAAGGAGATGATTGACAAGTGGGAGGACCGCTGGGAGTGGCTGCGACTGG TGCTGGAGGTGCATCAATTCTCGCGGGATGCGGGTGTGGCCGAGGCTTGGCTCCTGGGCCAGGAGTCCTACTTGTCCAGCCGCGAGATGGGCCAGAGCGTGGACGACGTGGAGAAGCTCATCAAGAGGCACGAGGCCTTTGAGAAGTCGGCCGCCACCTGGGAGGAACGCTTTGCTGCCTTGGAAAGGTTGACCACG ATGGAATTATTGGAAGTGAGAAGACTgcaagaggaggaagagaggaAGAAGCAGCCGGCGGCGACCGAGGCGACACCCGCCGCGCAGCAAAG GGAGGGTGACGTGGCGAGTCAGAACAGGCCAAGTGGCGAGCCGGACTCCACCAGG ctTGAACCCCCCATCCTCCTGTCCACTCAGCTCTTAATATCCTTGCTTCTTCTCTACGTGACCTTCTACAAACTCATCAACACAGCGCAGCAGACATGGAAAGCGCTTTAG